The genomic window AGAAAAAGACTATAGGAGTGTGACATACTTGTCTGTGGGCATCTCTGAGATAGGTATCATAACCTGTGCCCTCTACATGGTATGATGATTTGGCTTCTTCAGGTACTAGACAGAGGAAGctaaaaaggaacaaaaatacaTTAATAAATAAATCTAGTCCTACAATGACAGGACAATATTTCTTCATTCTCAGTACACTAGTGATAGATACAATAATGATCCATCTCTTCAAGTTGACAGAAGGGGTTACCCATAACATTGTGTGAGGAAGAAGGGCTATGAAACGTACTGAAGCATGTCTATCAATTTAACTACTGTCTGTGCTAATGAACTGGGTGCATAAGCGTTTGCATATCCAGCACTGAATGTGAAGAAGCGAAAAGAGGGCTAGTGACTTCTGAAAGCAGAGAGGTAAAAGTGAAGGGAAGAATCATAACCAATTCCAAGCATTTGCTAAAGATCAGACTACATCCGTCTCAAAGCAGAGTTAGATGGAAAGTCTATTGGCAAATGAATCAAATAAAGGAAGGGATTTCATATGAAAAAGTTATTACTAATATTTTTAGTTAATAAATCATTAGTTTGTTAGTTTGCTGTGATGAAAGAAAAGTTAAGAATTTACATGGTTATCTGTAATAATGTGTTCCTGTTGCTGACATTTATTGTTATTCAAAAACTACTACTTTGGCGGTCACAGAATTATCATGAATGTAGCACAAATAGGAAACGGTGGCTCTCACTACCCAGTTTCTGGACAGTCAGAGAAAATGTGGCTTACAAAACTTGTATCCAATGTTCAGCTTTCCCTACATGCATGGAACTACCACTGCCACCAATGGGAGTTCTGTATACCGGAGTCTGAAATCTGCCATGTGGATCTTATTATGTATGGAAAAAAAGGTCATTCTTCCATCAAAGCACTGCAAATACCTGGAAAATTTCCATTCTACTGATGGAAATATAAATGGGCAGTTTAGCAGATTGTTTTTTGTCTGTGCTCCAAACCATGTCCACCATAAACTGGATGCAACAGTATATGGGGGAAAAAAGCAAGAATTCAATTCCATATCCACTGGCCTCAGTCTGTTTCTTGCCTCTCACACGACTGATTATTTTTGGGTATGTAGGTAGGTCAGCACCAAAATACCAGTGCTGCGTCACTAACATGTATTAACTGACCAAATACCATCTAACTCCAATTTTCATGTTAATGACTGAAAAAATTACAACAGCTAAATAGCTTAGATCAGAGAGTCTGTCCTCTTGGACACATTGCAGTCCAGTGTGCACAGCCAAATGTTACAGGGAACAGAGGTGTGACATGATCCCCAGTGAGCAATGGATTAACTATAGTTcagcttctccctccccttccctcagggAAGGACTACGGTCAAACCTGGTCAGAGAGGCTGCTTgagagatgatttagttggtgttggtcttgctttgagcaggggattggactagatgacctctcgaggtctcttccaatcctaatattctatgatgccGAACAGAATGAATATCAATGAGAAGGGATAGCTTTACattcagattcatagattccaaggccagaagggaccattatgataatctagatTGGCCTCCtaaataacacaggccatagaacttccccaaagtaatttcTGTTGAACTACTgcgtatctttttaaaaatgcaattttcatttaaaaattggcagtcacagagaatccaccactaacCTTGGTAAATTATTGCAATGGTTAATAATCCTTATTGTAATACagttacatcttatttccagtctgaatatgtttagcttcaacttccagtcatcgGATCATGTTATTCTTTTGtttactagactgaagagccaattattaaatgtttgtttcccatataggtacttaagattaatcaagtcaccccttaaccttttctttgttaagcgaCTTAGAgatccttgaatctatcactataaggcatgttttctaatcctttaatcattctggcagctcttctctgaaccctctccagagACCAAAGACATAGGATGGACCTCAGGCTGGAAAGATTTTCTGTTCTCTTTTGGTTTATGTTGaactattttattttctttctataaACACTAGCAGTTATGGAATAGCCTATTGAATGAAACCGTTTATTTCTGGTGCATCATTCCTCCAAGTTACACAGACCATCAGCACTATGCTAACAACATCCCTGAtataaaattacacacaaaacagcttttttaaaattattttttcaactCACCTATTTACAATTTTATGAACTTCAGTCTTCCCATCGTTTTTTGGATGTTCTGGGCTGATGGGAGGAGAAACGCTTAGCCACTCTTGATTCGACAATGTGTTATCCGGAGAAAGATCAGCAAATAACGGATCTTCTTCCAGGTCTCTGTAAGTTCACATTAGAAAGAGACACAAGATAATTCACAGAATGTTATGGAAGGCACGAAGCCTTCTGAATCAAAGGCACATTCTCTATTTTTTTCTCTGACCAGCCAGCACACATTCTAGACTATCACAGTTTACATACCACTTCACTGAATTATTATTATGCAATATCAACATTGatgactaatttaaaaaaaaagagagagagagaggcatagTCTAGTGCTCTGAGTTGGAGCCAGGAACTTCTGGTTCTGGCTCTGACATTGAATACCTCGGCATATCAAATCACttgggcccagattctcaaaaggtatttaattctaatttccattgatttcaatgaaagttaggagcctaaatacctttgaggatctgggtcttaatCTCTTTGAcccaattccctgccccctcaTTCACCTGTAAAAAGAGGATAATGCTTATATACCAAGCACAAAAGGGTGTTTGTAAGGATTACATATGCAACACTATGAAGCTTAAAGATActgtggccctgattcagcaagatacttaagcataTGACTAACCTTAAGTATGCTagcaaccccactgaagtcactggaattgtttatgtgcttaaagttaagcctaTGCAAATAGCTAAATGTAAGAAAGACAGTTTTGCTAATTTACAATCATCTATCACTATTCTAATCACATACATAAGCTACTCATGGAGTAAACTGTGCAACAACTAATCTACATTGACTATGGTTAAATCTTTACAATGCTGTTAACACAAATGATGAAAACTAAACGTTATCTGGGTTCAATTTTATTTCAAgtagataaagaaagaaaaactggtcttaaagcttttttttttaatttatttttaaataaaaagtgaaagGTGTACTCAGTCATCGTGAAGTCTCTCACCTATACAATAGAAACACTTACACTGCTCCGGCTATCTGTCCATTCTCCACCACATCTTTATCTTCCTGACAGGGTGGTTTATATTCTGTGTAGTTTCTTTCTTCTAAATTTCTTAGAACCAAGTTGTAAAGAATGTGCTCATTAGGTTTTTGTAAAAGATGCTCAAACATTCTTAAAGTCATTATGCTGATCTGCAACATAAAAAAACAATAAaggattaaaataaatgtaagcaTTGTTTCCTTAAACCACTGTTCTTAGCTTACTAAGAGTAGCTGTGTTAATGCATGATGGGAGATTGTTTTTATTAGTCTTTCATATTACAGCCAAACCCAAATATCCCAACCAAGACTGGAACATCATCATACTGGGTGATCTATTAATGTAGATGAAGAGACTACACAAAAGAATCAGAAAGAATATACACACATTTATCCATGACAACCTTTATCTTTTATAAAGCATCAGATAGACACAGCCCTGTAAAAGAGGAGAACCGTGCCAAACTAACAGTAACCCTGCCCAAAGAACTTAACAATCTAAGGCTTTAATTCTACAACCAGACCAACATGGGCAGGCCCCTGCACCTGTGTAGACCCAAACATAGGATCAAGGCCTAAAAACACTAGTGGATACAATACAGAACTGACAGACGGTATCATGGAGATTTTATGGTTGGAATTATAGGCTGAAAATTTCAAACCAGCATGCCtgaagttagacacctaaataaaagtggcctgattttcagcaatACTGTGCATCTGtacctcccactgacttcagtaggatctGAGTGGTGTTCAGTATATCTGATATTCAGTTCAttcatttagatgcctaaatacaaatttaagcacctaactttTGGTGCCCTGGTTTGTAAGCATCGGCTGCTGCATTTAAGTAGGCAGGTGAAATAGACATATAAAGGCACAGATTCTTAGCTCAAGCAGGTTTGGGAGGACTTTCTGAGGCAAAGGGCAGAGGCTTGGTCTATTTAAATTGAGAGGCTGCTCTAAGCGtaaggggtggcaaaaaacagaaAGCACAAAGCCAGGACTTTAACAAACACAAGCATTTGTGATGTGTGGCACTATTCTGAAAAGGCTGACTCATCAAGCCGTTTCAAGAGGGAGCCTCGCTGCAGTCAAGTGATTTCAAAATGGCTCTGCATGGAACAGCTTAAGGATCAGGGCATAAAAGGAACGATGGCACGTTCTTAGTCAGCACATCTGCACTGTGTATAGTCTCTGTCCTATCTGCTGACTTTAGTGACAAGAATACCTTTTTACTCCTTTTTATCTGACCGCATTCCAGAACCAGCACAACTAAGGGAGAGAGGGGATGATGCATCATCAGTAGAACTACAAACTCAACGCCACATGCAGGGCAGAATCTATCCTCAGTAACACGTATACAAGCAACCCCAAATGGACATACACAGGTACAAATGATGGCAGAATATGGCACAGAGAATCTGATGTGCCAGTCAGAGACAACACCGAGTTTCACCTCTCAAGGGAAGTTCTGTAGGGCTGGCAGTTAGAACCTTCTCACCTGCCATCTTTTTTCCTGTAAAACTCAGCTATAAGTGACTGACACATAATAAACATGGGACCTCACAATGCCATTTTTGcagtcacttttcacagcagaacaGCATTTTAGACACACTGACATGATGATTTCTCACCTCATCAGAAATATGATCACAGTGTTCGATTAACCTGTGTCGCAATGGATGTCTGTTGATGTCTGTCAGGGTTTCTGGCTCTCTGTGTCCTCCAAGTATAAAGTCAACCATTTCTTGCAGCAACACATCTGAAGTGACTTGACGGACAATACGATGCAACAGTGCAGTTGATGTCAGGATCCCAATTTCTGAACTGAACAAGAAGTTTAATGTTAGAAAGCTACTGGATTCCAACTGAAAATATCAACTTGACTTGTTTCTATCCCACTGTTACACATGCAAAGAGACCACTCACGTTTGCATCAGCTGAGGTTCCATGACACCAACAAAAAATCGTTCCCGTACAGATCTTGCCATAGCAACAGCAGTAGTCTAAAATACAGGCCACAAAATGTTATCCTTACAAACTCAAGAGATGTGGAACAATATATTTGCCAAACTGGTTTTGGATTACTCATATTTATGCCAGCAAACATTTCAAACCTTTTGTGCTTCTTTAATGAGTTGATCACAGTAGTCAAACCAGGAGAGAAATGAAATCAAGGCTCTTTTCCCTGGAAAAGCAGATGCATCTTCTTTGTGGCTATATGAATCCAAACTGGAGGACACAAGAGAAAATACATATATTTAGTTTAGATACCTTTAAAGAACACTGGGCCCAATGctactcccactgaattcaatggcaacATTCTGCATCtgctttaatgggagcaggagtgCATTAAGATCAGTTTTTCTTTATCTAGTTGAAATAAAATTTAGTGCTATCATTATtagtctattgatttcaatggcatgcTAAAGTATACTTGGTATGGCCAGCAGAAGAATTCTACACGGATGGACCTAGAATGTTTTAACAGGTTTTTAAAACAGAAGGGTCACCTAATCTCACCTCCCACGTAACAGAGGCCATAGAAATTGACCAAGTCATTCCTGAGGTAGAGGGATTATTCTTACCTACTACCATAAGTGAACACTACCAAGTCCACTCCATAGTTTGGGGCtgaactaaagcatatctttttgaaaaacaGTCAATCTCAATCTGAAGTCTCCAAGTGATGACGGATTCACCACATCTCTCGGTATGCTGTTCTAACAGTGGACTACCTTATTAAAAATTGCATCTTATTTTcaattacttctatttccagccattggatcttataTCACCTTTGGCTGCTAAAGAACTTTTTCAAATCAGATATATCATCCCTGTGTAGAAACTTAAAGACCATGATCAAATACTGGGACGAAGACAGAGTACGGCggggcagggtgcagggaagTGAATTCCAAAGTAAAAAGTATTTTTAGAGTCTGACAGACAAGTAGTTAGGACAACAGGCTTACTATCTTTTGCCTACAACATTTTGCCCCATGTTGATGAGTTATACAATAATTGCATTTGCCCTCTTGACTGTTACTATCAAAATGTTACAACAGTCCTTCACCAAACAGATACTTCCTGCTTCTCTTGGATCCGTGTGCTCACTGTACGCACCAAAAAGTTTGTATACTAATTTCCTATGTCCTTGACATTTAAACAGGAAAATAAtccaaggcctgattctgcagttaTACCACAGACAGATTTCTAATCTAATTCAATGAGAGATCTGCTCTCAGATGACTGACCGTGCACGGACTAGCAGCTGAATCTGCCCATAACTCAATAATCAGTGCAATGTATGTCTCAAGTCTTAAGAGTACTACTATATTGTATCTGGATTCTGTTAATGAAACTGCTTGCATGGTGCCTTATCTGTACTAGAGGTCTTAGCTAATGGCAGAAATTTAGTTTCAGTTTGTGGTACAAAGTCatctaaaatattaaaaacagaaacaatATTCTTACCCCCAGTTAACTGCCTCGACCGATTCAATATCTAATGGATCCACGGACAGAGGCAGGGCGTTGTAGAGTGTGGTGAGCCTGTCCGTCAGCAATTCACATAAGCAAGTGCTCTGAGTCAAGCActtggctgctgctggctctggcaaACTTACTAAGAGCATGAGGCCTTCACATGCCTTTACAGCTACTCGACCATCCTGTCAAATAGACATGGAAGAGTTAAATAAATCAGGAATGATGTTCATTTGAAATCAAGCAACAGAAACCAAAGGATCTTCAAACGGAATAAAAAATGGACTGAATGGATTTCTTGATGTTCCGTGTTAAGAAATTAGAACAGTTATTTCTACTAAATTTGTTTTAGAATCTTTCTTTTGAAGAGGGTTATTGACATGGTAAGCATAACACACAAGTTTATATAACCAGCGCTAAGGCGTATACACTGGCTTGGGCCTAATCTAATGTAAAACATCACTTTACAACTATGGGGTATGTCAAGTTTTCTGTTCTCGACACCATTACAGTAAACATGGCCTTACTTATCCAGTTCCCCTTGAAGTTAATTCTAAATGATccctttgaattcagtgggacttgaATCAGACCCATAGTGGTTGTTTTTGACAAGAAATTAAGTTCACAGATGGAATCAGATCTATTGAAGCTTTTTTACAAAAAGTGTGTTTGGTTTATTACTTTGGTTTAATTGATGCTATTTAAACTAGCCCTTTCTTTCATTCTACATATTCCTTTGTGATATAATTAACCCACTCAACTTGCTTTGGAAGCATACAACATCCTTAAACTATTTGATCTCAATGAATATCAGATTGCAGTCAATTCACTTTGTAGAATTCTTTTGTTGTTTTCACCTGGAAATTTGCCAAAGAAATGGTCTACCAAAAAAGCTATCTGATTTCTTAAGAATTAAacgattatatatatatatatattatatatatatatatatatatatacacacacacgcgcgcgcgcgccTATTGTAAAAGATTCCCTTCCAGCAACATCCAAAACACTTTACTCATTTTACCACATTGAGTAGAATTGAAAATGACTCACTGGGCTTTTTGTGAGATTGAGCAAAGAATTCACTAAATTATAGTCTTGGTTTAGACGAATAGCTGAGGCCTCAGGTGATGAAGTGACATTAAGATCATCCAGACTCGTGGACAGATCATCTTCCTTCTCTATGTGCTCCACTCCAGCAGCATTAGATATTTCTTCAGGTTGAATGGACTGTCCTGTGTCTGTCATCAATGAATCTTGGCCTTTTAGCATGTCTTCTGTAATTACACTTGCTGATCCTTTGGAAGCCAATACTTTTAACTTGTTCTGAAAAGCATTACATTAGGACAGGAGATTATACTGAACAAAATGCTGTTTGACCTAAAGCGGAAATTTACTAACATAAAGGTTTATGTAACACACaccaagtacag from Gopherus flavomarginatus isolate rGopFla2 chromosome 6, rGopFla2.mat.asm, whole genome shotgun sequence includes these protein-coding regions:
- the FHIP2A gene encoding FHF complex subunit HOOK interacting protein 2A, giving the protein MFSKLTSILQHAVEALAPSLPLQEDFVYHWKAITHYYIETSDDKAPVTDTNIPSHLEQMLDILVQEEHERESGETGPCMEYLLHHKILETLYTLGKADCPPGMKQQVLAFYTKLLGRIRQPLLPHINVYKPVQKLIRLCGEVLTAPTENEEIQFLCIVCAKLKQDPYLVNFFLENKLKVLASKGSASVITEDMLKGQDSLMTDTGQSIQPEEISNAAGVEHIEKEDDLSTSLDDLNVTSSPEASAIRLNQDYNLVNSLLNLTKSPDGRVAVKACEGLMLLVSLPEPAAAKCLTQSTCLCELLTDRLTTLYNALPLSVDPLDIESVEAVNWGLDSYSHKEDASAFPGKRALISFLSWFDYCDQLIKEAQKTTAVAMARSVRERFFVGVMEPQLMQTSEIGILTSTALLHRIVRQVTSDVLLQEMVDFILGGHREPETLTDINRHPLRHRLIEHCDHISDEISIMTLRMFEHLLQKPNEHILYNLVLRNLEERNYTEYKPPCQEDKDVVENGQIAGAVDLEEDPLFADLSPDNTLSNQEWLSVSPPISPEHPKNDGKTEVHKIVNSFLCLVPEEAKSSYHVEGTGYDTYLRDAHRQFRDYCAICLRWEWPGSPKSLEKCNLEASFFEGHFLKILFDRMGRILDQPYDVNLQVTSVLSKLSLFPHPHIHEYLLDPYVNLASGCRSLFSVIVRVVGDLMVRIQRIPDFTPKLLLVRKRLLGLEPEGPIIDHMTLLEGVIVLEEFCKELAAIAFVKYHASSTP